The genomic stretch AAAGAAGTCCGTACGGCCTTTGCGGAAGGTGAAGAGGCAATTATTGCCCTGTTCGGCAGTATAACCGCGCAGGTTAAAGAACTCGCCGCTCAGTTGGAAAAACAGGCCGGAGTATTGAAGGATTTACAGGCCCGGCTGTCGAAAAACAGCCGCAACAGCGGTAAACCGCCTTCAAGCGACGGATACGGTAAACAGAACAAGACGGAAAGCCTGAGAAAGTCTGGTCAAAAGTCGAACGGCGGGCAGCCGGGTCATGAAGGGCGGACTCTTAAGCGGTCGGAAAACCCAGATCATACGGAAACGTATAAACCCGACACATGTGACAACTGCCAGACATCGCTTGAGGACGTCGCCGCCGTCGGAGAGGAAGAACGACAGGTTTATGATATTCCGGCGATACGAATCGAAGTCACCTCGCATCGTGCGGAAATCATAATTTGTCCCGAATGCGGCATGGAAAATACGGGAAAATTTCCGGAAAGTGTGGGACGGGGCGTTCGATACGGCAGAGGCGTGAAGACATGGGCCACGTATTTCGGGAATCAGCATCATATTCCGCTTGAACGCACTGCACAGATTTTTGAAGATCTGATCGGGCACGGAATTTCGGAGGGTTCGCTGCTGAAGGCATCTGAAGAACTTTCCGAGTGCGTCCGGCCCTCGACCGAGGCGACAGCGGAGCTTCTGCGTAATGCCGAGGTTCTGAAAGTGGACGAAACCGGACTGCGGGTCAAAGGAAAACTCCATTGGCTGCATGTAGCTTCGTCGGACCTCCTCACTCATTATAACGTGCATGAAAAGCGGGGAAAAGAAGCGGAAAAAAAGAAGGGACGACTGAAAAGACCGCCGCCGCTCAATCTGCTGATACGGCTCCGGGATTACAAGTCGGAGACTCTCGCCTTTATGTACGATTTTCGGGTTCCGTTCGACAATAATGCGGCGGAAAGGGATGTGCGTATGATGAAGGTCAAACAGAAGGTTTCGGGTTGTTTCCGAACTGTTGAAGGTGCGGAACGGTTCGCTTCTATCCGGGGATATATCTCCACGGCTCGTAAAAATTCAAAAAACATTTTCGAGGCGATTAAAGACGCCTTCAACGGCGATCCTTTTATTCCCGATGTCGCAGTATAAAAAAAGGCCGCTTTCATAACTTTTGAAAGCGGCCTTTTTCGTTAGGCTGAGTAGTTACTCATGCTGTTGATAAACATCGTTGAGCAGTTAGCCCAGGAGAACCAAGAACTCAAGGAAACTGTCAAATTGCTCAAAGACGAGAACAACCGTCTCAAAGGAGAGCAGGGGTGTCCGATAATTCGACCCAAAACACAATCTGGTGATATTTCATCGGAGTCGGACCGTAAAAAGAAAAAAACAACAAAGCAACCCAAACGGAAAAAACGCAATTTTGTTATCCATGAGAAAAAAAGCTGCCCAGTGGATAAGGAAAAATTACCCGCTGATGCTGTACCAAAAGGACACGATACCGTTGTTGTTCAGGATATTATTATAGAGGTGAAAAACACCGCCTTTAAGCGGGAAGTCTATTATTCAGCATCAGAAAACCGACGAATCATCGGCGCATTACCCATTGAATATCAA from Candidatus Electrothrix communis encodes the following:
- a CDS encoding transposase codes for the protein MNFSIPEEKEVRTAFAEGEEAIIALFGSITAQVKELAAQLEKQAGVLKDLQARLSKNSRNSGKPPSSDGYGKQNKTESLRKSGQKSNGGQPGHEGRTLKRSENPDHTETYKPDTCDNCQTSLEDVAAVGEEERQVYDIPAIRIEVTSHRAEIIICPECGMENTGKFPESVGRGVRYGRGVKTWATYFGNQHHIPLERTAQIFEDLIGHGISEGSLLKASEELSECVRPSTEATAELLRNAEVLKVDETGLRVKGKLHWLHVASSDLLTHYNVHEKRGKEAEKKKGRLKRPPPLNLLIRLRDYKSETLAFMYDFRVPFDNNAAERDVRMMKVKQKVSGCFRTVEGAERFASIRGYISTARKNSKNIFEAIKDAFNGDPFIPDVAV